In the genome of Cryptomeria japonica chromosome 8, Sugi_1.0, whole genome shotgun sequence, one region contains:
- the LOC131049641 gene encoding bifunctional abietadiene synthase, chloroplastic yields MAQILFPRPILVSKAGTKSRGWTSTKAHRSLPFGNYSRAKTLACLNMPYDFVGGEEAKTLQALTVAHRESEINPNHGNADYVDSISTFAEVPLDEMDKRIEELVSEIKGFFNSMEDGEISPSAYDTAWVARVRAIDGSAKPQFPQMVDWILHNQLPDGSWGQKNRFLACDRLLNTLSCLVTLAFWGIGNNQVNRGLDFLRRNTEAMIKEAQGYHRSKGFEMVFPVLLNEAKFLGLDLPYELSIIKQINEKRDCELKRASAVEELHSHPSTMLQCLEGLQEVVDWKNILKLQSKDGSFSGSPASTACVFIHTGDRECLRFLTGLVTKFGDHVPGMYPVDIVERLIAVDSVERLGLDRHFQTEIKQAMDYVFQYWGQRGIGFGRESLVPDIDVTATGFKLLRMFGYTVSSDVLENIKGDVEELCKLSGNGNSAGVTAILSLYRCSQLNIPGENVMREIGAFAKDYLAKFLQSDNFSQAKAVKENIPQEVEYALFSRWNRNMPRLMSRNHITVFNPDDLWLGKTFYELPNASNSKYLELAKVDFNRIQATHRSEIQHVKRWYKDCYFPQLDFVRCREVTTYWTSSVVMFEPKYTDCRLTFTKAGILATIIDDLYDNYATLDQAKLFYEVFERWDPLQIDHLPEEMKIVFMGIYTTLTDISQRAREVQERDVLPYLHQQWLHYFSSLIKEREWMERSYSPPLDQYWETAVVSVALGIINLTAIFSTGELLPDHILEKLDFRDDFFNLVSLTGRLVNDLRTFKRERDCGEVASFVECYMNEHPGCTEDGATDYMDGLNEDALSKLNDHFLMRADIPKSYRTLHFNTARIMQVVYGKEDGFVNARTYLEEFIKKSLYEPLL; encoded by the exons atggcACAGATTTTGTTTCCTAGGCCCATTTTGGTTTCCAAGGCTGGTACTAAATCCCGAGGATGGACTTCAACGAAAGCACATCGATCTTTGCCTTTTGGAAATTACTCGCGTGCAAAAACTCTGG CTTGCCTGAACATGCCATATGATTTTGTTGGCGGAGAGGAAGCGAAAACTCTTCAGG CTTTGACGGTAGCCCATAGGGAGTCTGAAATTAATCCTAACCATGGGAACGCAGACTATGTTGATTCTATTTCAACTTTTGCCGAG GTACCCTTGGATGAAATGGATAAGAGAATAGAGGAATTGGTTTCCGAGATCAAAGGGTTCTTTAATTCGATGGAAGATGGGGAAATAAGTCCGTCTGCATACGATACTGCGTGGGTAGCGAGAGTTCGTGCCATTGATGGCTCTGCTAAACCTCAGTTTCCACAAATGGTGGACTGGATTCTTCACAATCAGTTACCGGACGGTTCCTGGGGACAGAAGAATCGCTTTTTAGCGTGTGATAGACTCCTTAATACTCTTTCCTGCCTAGTTACTCTGGCCTTCTGGGGCATTGGAAACAATCAAGTGAACAGAG GTCTTGATTTCCTTAGGAGAAATACAGAAGCAATGATTAAAGAAGCACAAGGTTATCATCGATCCAAGGGATTTGAGATGGTCTTTCCTGTACTGCTGAATGAAGCCAAATTTTTGGGTTTGGATCTTCCTTATGAGCTATCTATCATAAAGCAAATAAACGAAAAGCGGGACTGCGAATTAAAAAG AGCATCTGCTGTTGAAGAGCTACACAGCCATCCCTCAACAATGTTACAGTGTCTGGAAGGCTTACAAGAAGTGGTCGATTGGAAAAATATCCTGAAATTGCAATCCAAGGATGGATCTTTTTCAGGCTCGCCAGCTTCTACAGCTTGCGTATTTATCCATACAGGAGACAGAGAATGTCTACGATTTTTGACAGGACTTGTTACAAAGTTTGGAGACCATg TGCCGGGCATGTATCCGGTGGATATAGTGGAGCGTTTGATAGCCGTAGATAGCGTTGAACGTCTTGGGCTCGATAGGCATTTCCAAACGGAGATTAAGCAAGCCATGGACTATGTGTTCCA GTACTGGGGCCAAAGAGGCATTGGATTTGGAAGGGAGAGCCTGGTTCCAGATATTGATGTCACAGCCACGGGCTTCAAGCTTCTGAGGATGTTCGGCTACACTGTATCTTCTG ACGTTCTCGAAAACATTAAAGGCGACGTTGAAGAACTTTGTAAGCTATCTGGAAATGGAAACAGCGCAGGAGTAACCGCTATATTGAGCCTGTATAGATGTTCACAGCTTAACATTCCGGGCGAAAATGTAATGAGAGAAATAGGTGCATTTGCAAAAGATTACTTGGCCAAATTCCTGCAAAGCGACAACTTTTCTCAGGCGAAGGCTGTCAAGGAAAACATTCCCCAAGAG GTTGAATATGCTTTGTTTTCTCGATGGAATAGAAATATGCCAAGGCTGATGTCTAGAAATCATATAACAGTGTTTAATCCCGATGACTTGTGGCTGGGGAAGACATTTTATGA ACTGCCAAATGCGAGCAACAGCAAGTATTTAGAATTGGCAAAAGTCGACTTTAACCGCATTCAGGCCACACACAGATCCGAAATACAACATGTAAAAAG ATGGTACAAGGATTGCTATTTCCCGCAGTTGGATTTTGTTCGTTGCAGAGAAGTGACAACTTACTGGACCTCTTCGGTGGTGATGTTTGAACCAAAATACACCGATTGTAGACTCACTTTTACAAAAGCTGGAATTCTGGCTACTATCATAGACGACCTCTATGACAATTATGCAACTCTAGACCAAGCCAAACTCTTCTACGAAGTTTTCGAAAG ATGGGATCCATTGCAAATCGACCATCTGCCCGAGGAAATGAAAATAGTTTTCATGGGCATCTATACCACTTTGACCGATATATCTCAACGGGCGCGGGAGGTTCAAGAGCGTGATGTGCTTCCTTACCTGCACCAACAG TGGTTGCATTATTTTTCCAGTTTAATAAAAGAAAGAGAGTGGATGGAAAGAAGTTATTCGCCACCATTAGATCAATATTGGGAGACTGCCGTAGTGTCGGTGGCACTGGGAATAATTAACCTGACAGCAATATTTTCTACGGGAGAGCTTCTTCCTGATCACATTCTCGAGAAGCTTGACTTTCGAGACGACTTTTTCAATCTTGTAAGTCTGACAGGGCGTCTTGTAAACGACCTTAGAACTTTTAAG AGGGAAAGAGATTGCGGGGAAGTGGCTTCATTTGTAGAATGTTACATGAATGAGCACCCTGGATGCACGGAAGACGGGGCCACGGATTATATGGACGGACTGAACGAAGACGCCCTCTCTAAATTGAACGACCACTTTTTAATGCGTGCAGATATTCCCAAGAGTTATAGAACACTTCATTTCAACACGGCCAGGATAATGCAAGTTGTTTATGGGAAGGAAGACGGCTTTGTAAATGCCCGCACCTACCTAGAAGAATTCATTAAAAAGTCTCTGTACGAACCACTCCTGTAG